The Methanoculleus marisnigri JR1 genome window below encodes:
- the glmM gene encoding phosphoglucosamine mutase, which translates to MRNGKQMFGTNGVRGVIGETMTPTLVLKIGAALGSMRRGTIAVGRDTRTSGEALTHALKAGLLMTGCDVVDVGVLPTPALQYIIKTNRFAGGAMITASHNPPEYNGVKIVEADGTEMSDEEIIRLEGRFFAEEFDVVDWDGVGSESAAPDRLEEYIEAVVNHFPEGIGKGMTVVVDPGSGPAALTTPIILSRMGCRVHTINARLDGTFPGRMPEPTPEGLQPLSEMVLATGADFGVAHDGDADRAVFVDTKGRYIEENYEFGLVEDYVCGRNGGGLVVTPVATSRLIRDIAEKHNCTVDYTPVGSIYVARRMIELIGEGRKVSFGGEGNGGLIYPDHQFCRDGGMTAAMMVAVLASHQDRKLSDIVDELPAYHLVKEKYRTADPAALVRAVEEAFTGETVEKIDGIKIVRDNAWALVRASGTEPMIRIMIEAKDPAVADAMYREIMMAATGRRARA; encoded by the coding sequence ATGCGAAACGGAAAACAGATGTTTGGAACGAACGGCGTGCGGGGCGTGATCGGAGAGACGATGACGCCGACCCTCGTCCTCAAGATCGGCGCCGCGCTCGGATCGATGAGGAGGGGCACCATTGCGGTCGGCAGAGACACGCGAACGTCCGGCGAAGCCCTGACCCATGCCCTCAAGGCCGGGCTCCTGATGACCGGGTGCGACGTGGTGGACGTGGGCGTCCTTCCCACCCCGGCCCTGCAGTACATCATAAAGACCAACCGGTTTGCCGGCGGCGCGATGATCACCGCATCCCACAACCCGCCCGAGTACAACGGCGTGAAGATCGTCGAGGCCGACGGCACCGAGATGTCCGATGAGGAGATCATCCGGCTCGAAGGCCGGTTCTTTGCGGAGGAGTTCGATGTGGTCGACTGGGACGGCGTCGGCAGCGAGAGCGCCGCACCCGACCGGCTGGAGGAGTACATCGAGGCCGTCGTGAACCACTTCCCGGAAGGCATCGGCAAGGGGATGACCGTCGTCGTCGACCCCGGTTCCGGGCCCGCGGCGCTCACGACCCCGATCATCCTCTCGAGAATGGGGTGCCGGGTCCATACCATCAACGCCCGGCTCGACGGCACCTTCCCGGGCCGGATGCCCGAACCGACCCCCGAAGGATTGCAGCCCCTCTCGGAGATGGTACTCGCTACGGGCGCCGACTTCGGGGTGGCGCACGACGGCGACGCAGACCGGGCGGTCTTCGTCGATACCAAAGGACGCTATATAGAAGAGAACTACGAGTTCGGTCTGGTCGAGGACTATGTCTGCGGTAGAAACGGCGGCGGACTCGTCGTCACCCCGGTCGCCACCTCCCGGCTGATCCGGGATATCGCGGAGAAACACAACTGCACCGTCGACTACACACCCGTCGGGAGCATCTACGTCGCGAGGAGGATGATCGAGCTGATCGGCGAGGGCAGGAAAGTCTCGTTCGGGGGCGAAGGAAACGGCGGGCTGATATACCCCGACCACCAGTTCTGCCGGGACGGGGGCATGACCGCCGCCATGATGGTGGCGGTGCTCGCGAGCCATCAGGACAGAAAACTCTCGGATATCGTCGACGAACTCCCCGCGTATCACCTGGTCAAGGAGAAATACCGTACCGCCGACCCGGCGGCGCTGGTCCGCGCCGTCGAAGAGGCATTCACGGGAGAGACCGTCGAGAAGATCGACGGCATCAAGATCGTCAGGGACAACGCCTGGGCGCTGGTGCGGGCATCGGGCACGGAACCGATGATCAGGATCATGATCGAGGCAAAGGACCCGGCCGTCGCGGACGCCATGTACCGGGAGATAATGATGGCCGCGACGGGCCGAAGGGCCAGAGCGTGA
- the mobB gene encoding molybdopterin-guanine dinucleotide biosynthesis protein B yields the protein MKIIQIVGRSNTGKTTFIKSLIGALSKQGTVGAVKHLGHHGFSLEPGKDTTLYYESYAAISGGVDEEKSVIVRRENDLNSTLEILCNAGVEYAILEGFKSRSFPRIVIGDLESENVVLRNPTIEEAIAALDRFEDYYTVEGLVRELKRECDVSHAGAILTFNGIVREWSGDDRTEHMDFDETVDTVAERIRKEMETVPGIIGARFYHRKGRLYAGEDITYLAILAEHRQEAFAAAANAIDRLKRELHDVEK from the coding sequence ATGAAGATCATACAGATCGTCGGCCGCTCGAACACCGGGAAGACCACGTTCATAAAGAGCCTGATCGGGGCGCTTTCCAAACAAGGGACCGTCGGAGCAGTCAAACACCTGGGACATCACGGCTTTTCGCTCGAGCCCGGAAAGGACACGACCCTGTATTATGAATCGTATGCTGCTATATCTGGCGGTGTCGACGAGGAGAAGTCGGTCATCGTCAGGCGCGAGAACGATCTTAACTCCACACTGGAGATCCTCTGCAACGCCGGGGTTGAGTATGCTATACTCGAGGGGTTCAAGTCGAGATCGTTTCCACGGATAGTGATCGGCGATCTCGAAAGCGAGAACGTCGTGCTCCGCAACCCCACTATCGAGGAGGCGATCGCCGCACTCGACCGGTTCGAGGACTACTATACCGTCGAGGGGCTGGTCAGGGAACTGAAGCGCGAGTGCGACGTCTCGCACGCCGGGGCCATCCTCACGTTCAACGGGATCGTCAGGGAATGGTCGGGGGACGACCGGACCGAACATATGGACTTCGACGAGACCGTCGACACCGTTGCGGAGCGGATCCGAAAAGAGATGGAAACCGTCCCGGGAATCATCGGTGCCCGGTTCTATCACCGGAAAGGGCGACTCTATGCCGGAGAGGATATAACATATCTTGCTATACTTGCAGAACACCGGCAGGAGGCGTTCGCCGCCGCTGCCAACGCCATCGACAGGCTGAAACGGGAACTACACGACGTGGAGAAGTGA
- a CDS encoding DUF5806 family protein: MEEPDSIKDPNKYQKFKKVDGATYQRVNQFLRKHTHITAREWAIARLCADFKTTSGSEMTFIGENLPELCPFMVDSYSPQAVNQARSSFKKKVKKAGATFFYGAMCGFFTAEELDEILFEASEVARFLLEVEGTSLNLDDEIDVEDRITEVMRGVAEAASVILKTRPGQEGESQEVQEPEVQSQEEKEEI; this comes from the coding sequence ATGGAAGAACCTGACAGCATCAAAGACCCGAACAAGTACCAGAAATTCAAGAAGGTGGATGGCGCCACCTACCAGCGGGTCAACCAGTTCCTGCGCAAACACACCCACATCACCGCCCGCGAGTGGGCGATCGCACGCCTCTGCGCAGACTTCAAGACCACCAGCGGCTCGGAGATGACGTTCATCGGGGAGAACCTCCCCGAACTCTGCCCGTTCATGGTCGACTCCTACTCCCCGCAGGCGGTCAACCAGGCAAGGAGCTCGTTCAAGAAGAAGGTGAAGAAAGCAGGTGCCACGTTCTTTTACGGGGCCATGTGCGGCTTTTTCACCGCAGAGGAACTCGACGAGATCCTCTTCGAGGCAAGCGAAGTCGCCCGGTTCCTGCTGGAGGTGGAAGGAACGAGCCTGAACCTCGACGACGAGATCGACGTCGAGGACCGGATCACCGAGGTGATGCGTGGCGTGGCCGAGGCGGCTTCGGTCATCCTGAAGACCCGGCCAGGCCAGGAAGGCGAGAGCCAGGAAGTACAGGAGCCGGAAGTACAGAGTCAAGAAGAAAAGGAGGAGATATGA
- the xerA gene encoding site-specific tyrosine recombinase/integron integrase, with protein sequence MDNACFSEWLDRFSSYLRMRNYSPRTIEKYLQTIRRFARYAWLRQNSDGVSFDGAAFENAPLDADVNVSSALVTDFFSYLSEQQDYKPKTLHRMISTLSSFYKYLYVQGAVVADPMLGVERPRIKNQELKYLKHSQVLRLINTIESERDRLIVRLIYATGVRVSELCAICVEDIDFEEQTIRVKGKGDKIRTVFIDEETLEEINRFIGNTIEGPLFSGQQGNHLSPRTVQHLFKQYAPSGITPHKIRHSYASELYRRSKNLRVVQENLGHSSIKTTEIYLHTDIDERKRVYQQYFPLSNGKKEE encoded by the coding sequence ATGGATAACGCCTGTTTCTCGGAATGGCTGGATCGCTTCAGCAGTTACCTCCGGATGCGGAACTACTCGCCCCGGACCATCGAAAAATACCTGCAGACCATCCGGCGTTTCGCCCGATACGCCTGGTTACGACAGAACTCGGACGGGGTCTCGTTCGATGGGGCTGCGTTCGAGAACGCTCCGCTGGATGCCGACGTCAACGTCTCTTCGGCTCTCGTCACCGATTTCTTCTCTTACTTATCGGAACAGCAGGACTACAAGCCCAAGACCCTCCACCGGATGATCTCGACGCTCTCTTCGTTTTACAAGTATCTCTACGTGCAGGGCGCCGTGGTCGCCGACCCGATGCTCGGGGTGGAGCGGCCCCGGATCAAGAATCAGGAACTGAAATATCTCAAACACAGCCAGGTTCTCCGCCTGATCAACACCATTGAGAGTGAGCGCGACCGGCTGATCGTCCGCCTTATTTACGCCACCGGTGTCCGTGTTTCGGAGCTTTGCGCGATATGCGTCGAGGACATCGATTTCGAGGAACAGACGATACGGGTGAAGGGTAAAGGCGATAAGATACGGACGGTTTTCATCGACGAGGAGACTCTCGAAGAGATTAACCGGTTCATCGGCAACACAATCGAGGGGCCGCTCTTTTCAGGTCAGCAGGGCAACCACCTCTCCCCGCGAACCGTCCAGCATCTCTTCAAGCAATACGCTCCTTCCGGGATTACACCGCATAAAATCCGGCATTCCTATGCGAGTGAACTCTATCGCCGCTCGAAGAATCTCCGCGTCGTGCAGGAGAACCTGGGGCACTCCTCCATCAAGACGACCGAGATCTACCTGCACACCGACATCGACGAGCGCAAACGCGTCTATCAGCAGTATTTCCCGCTCTCGAACGGAAAAAAAGAGGAATGA
- a CDS encoding SDR family oxidoreductase: protein MRYIVTGGAGFIGSNLAERLARDGHEVVIFDDLSAGRRENIEHLLVHPRVTFVEGSVTDLALLVDACAGADGIFHQAAVASVPRSVANPLETNEVNVTGTLNVLWAAKECGVPAVVAASTSAIYGDDPVFPKCETMAPGPLSPYAVSKLAGEHYGKVFADLYGIRTVFLRYFNVFGPRQDPNSEYAAVIPKFITRLLGDKPPIIYGDGEQTRDFIFVGDVVRANIQAMEGGASGVFNIAGGSRISLNHLASILAEITGIHHRPVYEPPRPGDVRDSLAEITRARDAFGFSPRCTLEAGLRETVAWFRDGGR, encoded by the coding sequence ATGCGTTACATCGTCACGGGCGGGGCGGGGTTCATCGGGTCCAACCTCGCAGAGCGGCTGGCACGCGATGGTCACGAAGTCGTGATCTTCGACGACCTCTCCGCCGGGCGGCGGGAGAACATCGAGCATCTCCTGGTTCATCCCCGGGTGACGTTCGTCGAGGGGAGCGTCACCGATCTCGCCCTGCTTGTCGATGCCTGTGCCGGAGCGGACGGCATCTTCCACCAGGCGGCCGTCGCTTCGGTTCCCCGATCCGTAGCAAACCCGCTGGAGACGAACGAGGTGAACGTGACCGGAACCCTGAACGTTCTCTGGGCCGCAAAGGAGTGCGGCGTCCCGGCGGTCGTGGCGGCTTCCACCTCGGCGATCTACGGTGACGATCCGGTCTTCCCGAAATGCGAGACGATGGCGCCGGGACCGCTCTCCCCCTACGCGGTCTCGAAGCTCGCGGGCGAGCACTACGGGAAGGTGTTTGCCGACCTCTATGGTATCCGGACGGTATTCCTGCGCTACTTCAACGTCTTCGGTCCCCGGCAGGACCCGAACTCCGAGTACGCGGCGGTGATCCCGAAGTTCATCACCCGCCTGCTCGGGGATAAGCCGCCGATCATCTACGGCGACGGAGAGCAGACCCGCGACTTCATCTTTGTCGGCGACGTGGTGCGGGCGAACATCCAGGCGATGGAGGGCGGCGCCTCCGGCGTCTTCAACATCGCCGGGGGCAGCAGGATCAGTTTGAACCATCTTGCGTCCATTCTCGCGGAGATCACCGGCATACACCACCGGCCGGTTTATGAGCCGCCGCGGCCGGGGGACGTACGCGACTCGCTCGCCGAGATCACCCGGGCCCGAGATGCCTTCGGGTTCTCTCCCCGCTGTACGCTTGAAGCGGGGCTCCGCGAAACCGTGGCGTGGTTCCGCGACGGCGGCCGGTAG
- a CDS encoding tetratricopeptide repeat protein: MPQLVTPEARKGNERDTSRAYSDVATEGLHDPAALNNRGVALERQGHYEEALAAFSAAILCDNDDVYAWNNRAVILTRLDRPQEAALACRQALAIDRSCIFALVTYGMVLGRLGNYPEAERVLAVAEDLDPQARALYPGNSTMTRA; encoded by the coding sequence ATGCCCCAATTGGTTACACCGGAGGCCCGCAAGGGTAATGAAAGAGATACGTCACGGGCGTACAGCGACGTCGCCACGGAGGGTCTGCACGACCCGGCCGCCCTGAACAACAGGGGTGTGGCGCTTGAAAGGCAGGGCCATTACGAGGAAGCGCTCGCTGCATTCAGTGCGGCGATACTCTGCGACAACGACGACGTCTATGCCTGGAACAACCGGGCGGTGATCCTCACCCGGCTCGACCGCCCCCAGGAGGCGGCGCTTGCGTGCAGGCAGGCGCTCGCGATCGACCGGTCGTGCATCTTTGCCCTGGTGACGTACGGCATGGTGCTCGGCAGGCTCGGGAACTACCCTGAGGCCGAACGTGTTCTTGCGGTGGCCGAAGACCTCGACCCGCAGGCCCGGGCGCTCTATCCTGGGAACTCGACGATGACCCGGGCTTGA
- a CDS encoding mannose-1-phosphate guanylyltransferase/mannose-6-phosphate isomerase gives MKTLILAGGSGTRLFPLSREHYPKQFIPLIDDESLFQKTVKRALLFSSPQEIAIVTNTDHRFLVRDQLAAIGCDCRVLVEPVGKNTLPAIYYGAREITREDGPDTVAVLPSDHLITAAGQFHDAFRRAERLSKDYLVVFGVRPTSPHTGYGYIRPGEPLGDGSTVDAFVEKPDLETADRYVADGYLWNSGMFCFDAGLFLAECEACTPEVARAFEQPLAEAYGAVPALSIDYGIMEKTRKAAVVPLECDWSDVGNFDALYTALKKNGSGNAVRGEHIGIDSSENLIIADRLVATVGVHDLAIVETKDAILVAARDEAQRVGEIAKALREKGDSRALFHTQVHRPWGSYTNLEEGQSYKIKRVTVPPNRRLSLQMHHHRSEHWVVVTGCAEVTIGDEVSLLRNGESTFVPAGTVHRLANPGLLPLELIEVQIGEYTGEDDIIRFEDDFERT, from the coding sequence ATGAAGACGCTCATACTTGCAGGCGGGAGCGGCACCCGCCTCTTCCCGCTCTCGAGGGAACACTACCCAAAACAGTTCATCCCGCTGATCGACGACGAGTCTCTCTTCCAGAAGACCGTGAAGAGGGCGCTCCTCTTCTCCTCGCCGCAGGAGATCGCGATCGTCACGAACACCGATCACCGGTTCCTGGTCCGGGACCAGCTCGCCGCCATCGGGTGCGACTGCCGCGTCCTCGTGGAGCCGGTGGGCAAAAACACCCTGCCGGCGATCTACTACGGTGCCCGCGAGATCACCCGGGAGGACGGGCCGGATACGGTTGCGGTTCTCCCCTCGGATCACCTGATCACCGCTGCCGGGCAGTTCCACGATGCATTCCGCCGGGCGGAGCGGCTTAGCAAGGACTACCTGGTTGTCTTCGGGGTGCGGCCGACCTCGCCGCACACCGGATACGGCTATATCCGCCCCGGCGAGCCTCTCGGCGACGGCTCAACCGTGGACGCCTTCGTCGAGAAGCCCGATCTCGAGACCGCCGACCGGTACGTCGCCGATGGCTACCTCTGGAACTCCGGCATGTTCTGTTTCGACGCGGGTCTCTTCCTTGCCGAGTGCGAGGCGTGCACACCGGAGGTGGCCCGGGCGTTCGAGCAGCCCCTCGCCGAGGCATACGGTGCGGTCCCCGCTCTCTCCATCGACTACGGGATCATGGAGAAGACCCGCAAGGCGGCGGTCGTGCCGCTTGAATGCGACTGGAGCGACGTGGGGAACTTCGACGCACTTTACACCGCCCTTAAAAAGAACGGGAGCGGTAACGCCGTCAGGGGCGAGCATATCGGGATCGACTCCTCCGAGAACCTGATCATCGCCGACCGTCTGGTCGCCACTGTCGGGGTACACGACCTTGCCATCGTCGAGACGAAGGATGCGATCCTGGTCGCCGCCCGGGACGAGGCCCAGCGGGTGGGCGAGATCGCAAAAGCCCTCCGCGAGAAGGGGGATTCGCGTGCCCTCTTCCACACGCAGGTTCACCGGCCCTGGGGCTCCTACACGAACCTCGAGGAGGGGCAGTCCTATAAGATCAAGCGGGTCACCGTCCCCCCGAATCGCCGCCTCTCCCTCCAGATGCATCATCACCGCTCCGAGCACTGGGTGGTCGTCACCGGGTGCGCCGAGGTGACGATCGGGGACGAGGTCTCCCTCCTCCGAAACGGCGAGTCGACATTCGTCCCTGCGGGAACTGTTCACCGGCTCGCGAACCCCGGCCTCCTGCCGCTCGAACTGATCGAGGTCCAGATCGGGGAGTACACCGGCGAGGACGATATCATCCGGTTCGAGGACGACTTCGAGCGGACGTGA
- a CDS encoding DUF3795 domain-containing protein, with translation MTHLSPLLIAPCGINCGLCIAYLREKNRCPGCRTEDAGSLNAYCARCRLRQCEDRTGEYCYECAGYPCTRLKRLDKRYAKYRTSVLENLREIRERGVAEFVEQEKVRWTCPECGNILSMHRDRCLHCGRTW, from the coding sequence ATGACCCATCTCTCTCCTCTCCTGATCGCCCCCTGCGGCATAAACTGCGGGCTCTGCATCGCCTACCTGCGGGAGAAGAACAGATGCCCGGGCTGCCGGACGGAGGATGCCGGCAGCCTGAACGCGTATTGCGCCCGGTGCAGGCTCCGGCAGTGCGAAGACCGTACGGGGGAGTACTGCTACGAATGCGCCGGATATCCCTGCACGCGGCTGAAACGCCTGGACAAGCGCTATGCAAAATACCGGACGAGCGTGCTCGAAAACCTGCGCGAAATACGGGAGCGGGGAGTCGCGGAGTTCGTCGAACAGGAGAAGGTCCGCTGGACATGCCCGGAGTGCGGGAATATCCTCAGCATGCACAGGGATCGCTGCCTGCACTGCGGCCGGACGTGGTGA
- the eno gene encoding phosphopyruvate hydratase, producing the protein MTEVDTRIRSIHAREILDSRGNPTVEADVTLAGGASGRAATPSGASTGKHEAVEFRDGVKERYGGKGVQRPVSQINGEIAVTLQGMDAGDQAAVDEALIDLDGTPNKRNLGANATLAVSMAVARAAAAAEGLWLWEYLGDPLKPLLPVPMMNILNGGVHANWQGPDFQEYMIAPYGAPGIAEAVRWGSETYHALKDILKARGYTTCVGDEGGFAPAVSTNTEPLDLIVEAIERAGYAPGEEIGIALDPASSAFYNDGVYNLRTERLTLTAAEMVDRYRDLVAAYPVIVIEDGLAEDDWDGWRLLTRTIGDRVELVGDDLFVTNVDRIDMGIRKGAANAVLIKPNQIGTVIETIAAVRLAQQQNWGAMVSHRSGETVDTFIADFTVAMQTGHLKTGAPARGERVEKYNQLIRIEEAAGDTARYAGRSGFVR; encoded by the coding sequence ATGACCGAGGTTGATACGAGGATACGATCAATCCATGCCCGCGAGATACTGGACTCAAGGGGTAACCCGACCGTCGAAGCGGATGTCACGCTTGCCGGCGGGGCGTCCGGGCGTGCTGCGACCCCGTCCGGCGCATCGACCGGGAAGCACGAAGCCGTCGAGTTCCGGGACGGCGTAAAAGAGCGTTACGGCGGCAAAGGGGTGCAGAGACCCGTCAGCCAGATCAACGGCGAGATCGCCGTTACCCTGCAGGGCATGGACGCCGGCGATCAGGCGGCGGTGGACGAGGCGCTCATCGATCTCGACGGAACACCGAACAAACGGAACCTGGGCGCCAACGCCACGCTTGCGGTCTCCATGGCCGTCGCCCGGGCTGCCGCCGCTGCAGAGGGTCTCTGGCTCTGGGAGTACCTGGGAGACCCGTTAAAGCCGCTCCTTCCCGTCCCCATGATGAACATCCTCAACGGCGGGGTTCATGCCAACTGGCAGGGGCCGGATTTCCAGGAGTACATGATCGCTCCCTACGGCGCTCCGGGCATCGCGGAAGCGGTCAGGTGGGGGAGCGAGACCTACCATGCGCTCAAAGATATCCTCAAAGCCCGGGGTTACACGACCTGCGTCGGCGACGAAGGCGGGTTTGCCCCTGCAGTCTCCACGAACACCGAGCCGCTCGACCTGATCGTTGAAGCAATCGAACGTGCCGGATATGCGCCCGGCGAGGAGATCGGGATCGCCCTCGATCCGGCGTCGAGTGCGTTCTACAACGACGGCGTCTATAACCTCAGGACCGAAAGGCTGACCCTGACCGCTGCCGAGATGGTGGACCGGTATCGTGACCTTGTGGCGGCATACCCGGTCATCGTCATCGAGGACGGGCTTGCCGAGGACGACTGGGACGGCTGGCGGCTGCTGACCAGAACGATCGGCGATCGGGTGGAACTCGTCGGCGACGACCTCTTTGTCACGAACGTCGATCGGATCGATATGGGTATCCGGAAGGGGGCCGCCAACGCCGTCCTGATCAAGCCCAACCAGATCGGGACGGTGATCGAGACGATCGCCGCGGTGCGTCTCGCCCAGCAGCAGAACTGGGGCGCGATGGTCTCCCACCGGAGCGGCGAGACCGTCGACACGTTCATCGCCGACTTCACCGTCGCCATGCAGACCGGCCACCTCAAGACCGGCGCACCGGCGCGGGGCGAACGGGTGGAGAAGTACAACCAGCTCATCCGGATCGAGGAGGCGGCCGGGGATACGGCCCGGTATGCCGGACGGAGCGGGTTCGTCCGGTAG
- a CDS encoding cation:proton antiporter produces MESAALAIEIQMSLLLFLALAGYLVASRINQSATIGAILVGVLVGPSVLGLITYTDFVATLAHLGAIILLFVIGFEFNIRDILDPRYGVIGLVGVVVPWIGGYATAVFFGFDFASAVFVGTALTATSIAITANVLKEIGVLQTPAAKAIIGAAVIDDVLSLLVLAVSTDLVVSGDISVVSVGVMLGKAVGFIVVAGAVGYFGIRKVIERMDATPLARKYPEFVFIFAMMVAFLYAMLADLVGLSGIIGAFLAGVAFAGVELRQSKGVHEGAEYFQIVFASIFFVSLGILADVRALTSDMVLFLVVLTLIAIVTKVVGCALPARAMGMCREDSLIIGFGMAPRGEVAMIVALIGLESGLIGQSIFVVIVLMSLLTTLITPIVYRNWFYKGAYCPVD; encoded by the coding sequence ATGGAAAGCGCTGCCCTAGCAATTGAGATTCAAATGAGCCTCCTCCTCTTCCTCGCGCTCGCCGGCTACCTCGTGGCATCCCGCATCAACCAGTCGGCGACGATCGGGGCGATTCTCGTGGGGGTTCTGGTCGGACCGAGCGTACTCGGCCTGATTACTTACACGGACTTCGTCGCGACCCTGGCGCATCTCGGGGCTATCATCCTCCTCTTCGTCATCGGTTTCGAATTTAACATCAGGGATATCCTCGATCCGCGCTACGGCGTCATCGGGCTTGTCGGCGTGGTCGTCCCGTGGATAGGCGGCTACGCCACCGCCGTCTTCTTCGGGTTCGATTTCGCGAGCGCGGTCTTCGTCGGCACGGCGCTGACAGCGACGAGTATCGCCATAACCGCAAACGTTCTCAAGGAGATCGGCGTGCTCCAGACCCCGGCAGCGAAGGCAATCATCGGCGCTGCGGTCATCGACGACGTCCTCTCCCTCCTTGTGCTTGCCGTCTCCACCGATCTGGTGGTGAGCGGGGATATCTCGGTGGTATCGGTCGGCGTGATGCTCGGCAAAGCCGTTGGATTCATCGTTGTCGCCGGTGCTGTCGGGTACTTCGGCATCCGAAAGGTCATCGAGCGAATGGACGCAACTCCCCTGGCGCGGAAATATCCGGAATTCGTCTTCATCTTCGCCATGATGGTGGCGTTCCTGTATGCGATGCTCGCCGACCTGGTGGGCTTATCGGGCATCATCGGTGCGTTCCTTGCCGGGGTCGCCTTTGCCGGCGTCGAGCTCCGGCAGAGTAAGGGCGTCCACGAGGGCGCCGAATACTTCCAGATCGTCTTCGCTTCGATCTTCTTCGTATCGCTCGGGATCCTCGCAGATGTCCGCGCGCTCACATCCGACATGGTCCTCTTCCTGGTGGTGCTGACCCTGATCGCCATCGTTACCAAGGTCGTCGGGTGTGCTCTCCCTGCCCGGGCGATGGGGATGTGCCGTGAGGACTCCCTCATCATCGGGTTCGGGATGGCGCCGCGGGGCGAGGTGGCGATGATCGTCGCCCTGATCGGGCTGGAATCGGGGCTGATCGGCCAGAGTATCTTCGTGGTGATCGTCCTGATGAGCCTGCTGACCACGCTCATCACTCCGATCGTCTACCGGAACTGGTTCTACAAAGGTGCATACTGCCCTGTCGACTGA
- a CDS encoding ferritin-like domain-containing protein: MDTEEYRSIISNAIDREIEAYTFYRTVREKVTDENLKNLFNELAGEESQHRKTLEGFLTKEPAKLGFDTKRDYKVAQTLETPPLSADLKPLDGLVIAIRKELDAMQMYTQLASLSVDPEQIELFESLASMERGHKARLEDIYTNMAFPEVW; encoded by the coding sequence ATGGACACTGAAGAATACCGTTCCATCATATCGAATGCCATCGACCGCGAGATCGAGGCATACACCTTCTACCGCACGGTCAGGGAGAAGGTCACGGATGAGAACTTAAAGAACCTCTTCAACGAACTTGCCGGGGAGGAGAGCCAACATCGGAAGACCCTTGAGGGCTTTCTCACGAAGGAACCCGCGAAACTCGGGTTTGACACGAAGCGGGACTACAAAGTCGCCCAAACCCTGGAGACACCCCCGCTCTCGGCCGACTTGAAGCCGCTCGACGGCCTCGTCATCGCAATCAGAAAAGAACTCGACGCGATGCAGATGTACACCCAACTCGCGAGCCTCAGCGTGGATCCGGAGCAGATCGAGCTCTTCGAGAGCCTTGCCTCGATGGAGCGGGGCCACAAGGCGCGCCTCGAGGACATCTACACCAACATGGCGTTCCCGGAGGTCTGGTGA